In Sandaracinaceae bacterium, the following proteins share a genomic window:
- the aroQ gene encoding type II 3-dehydroquinate dehydratase, whose protein sequence is MPDKKGKPTRATATRPAVLVLHGPNLNMLGVREPGIYGHATLASIDTDLATLAGQLGLAVTCRQSNHEGQLVDWIQGARPEFAGILINPAAYTHTSVAVRDAIAAAGLPTVEVHLSNIHAREAFRHHSYSAAVCVGQIAGFGPDSYLLGLRALATRLA, encoded by the coding sequence ATGCCCGACAAGAAGGGTAAGCCGACCAGAGCCACCGCCACTCGGCCGGCCGTGCTCGTGCTGCACGGTCCCAACCTGAACATGCTGGGGGTGCGCGAGCCGGGCATCTATGGCCACGCCACGTTGGCGTCCATCGATACGGACCTCGCAACGCTCGCGGGGCAGCTGGGCCTAGCGGTCACGTGCCGGCAGAGCAACCACGAGGGTCAGCTGGTGGACTGGATTCAGGGCGCGCGCCCCGAGTTCGCGGGCATCCTGATCAACCCGGCGGCCTATACCCACACCTCGGTCGCCGTGCGGGACGCCATCGCCGCTGCGGGGCTGCCCACGGTGGAGGTGCACCTCAGCAACATCCACGCGCGCGAGGCGTTCCGGCACCACTCCTACAGCGCCGCGGTGTGCGTTGGGCAGATCGCCGGCTTCGGGCCCGACAGCTACCTGCTGGGCCTGCGGGCGCTCGCCACGCGGCTCGCCTGA
- the accB gene encoding acetyl-CoA carboxylase biotin carboxyl carrier protein, with the protein MDIDLEQLRELMRAMTEFQMSEMELEKAGERISLRRGGAVVSVSSVATSAGHVSAPSGPAPASAASVAAAAAVDEANTQWITSPFVGTFYASPSPGAAAFVKVGQTISPGTVLCIVEAMKLMNEIECEVAGVIVEITGTNGKPVEYGDRLFKIKVA; encoded by the coding sequence ATGGACATCGATCTTGAGCAGCTCCGCGAACTGATGCGCGCGATGACCGAGTTCCAGATGAGCGAGATGGAGCTCGAGAAGGCGGGTGAGCGCATCTCGCTCCGCCGTGGTGGGGCGGTGGTCAGCGTCTCGTCCGTGGCCACTTCGGCCGGGCACGTCAGCGCTCCCAGTGGCCCGGCTCCTGCCAGCGCCGCGAGCGTGGCCGCAGCAGCGGCCGTGGACGAGGCGAACACCCAGTGGATCACCTCGCCGTTCGTCGGCACGTTCTACGCGTCTCCCTCGCCGGGGGCCGCAGCCTTCGTGAAGGTGGGTCAGACCATCAGCCCGGGCACGGTGCTCTGCATCGTGGAGGCCATGAAGCTGATGAACGAGATCGAGTGCGAGGTCGCAGGCGTCATCGTCGAGATCACCGGCACCAACGGGAAGCCCGTCGAGTACGGCGACCGGCTCTTCAAGATCAAGGTCGCCTAG
- the accC gene encoding acetyl-CoA carboxylase biotin carboxylase subunit, producing the protein MFRKVLIANRGEIAVRVIRACRELGIGTVAVHSDVDTEALHTRLADEAVCIGPAAAKQSYLHIPALIAAAEISGADAIHPGYGFLSENASFASLCRDVGLTFIGPSPENMGQWGDKVSARRLAKSLGLPLMEGSEVIRDTEDAVAKARAVGFPVMLKASGGGGGRGMKIIRSAAEMEASFQQAQQEAIAGFQNGDLYVERYVEEPRHIEFQVIADGKGDVRVLGERECSIQRRHQKLLEEAPSVAVSDELRRDMAATIRRALADSNYVSAGTLEFLMTENGELAFMEMNTRIQVEHPVTELVTGVDLIAEQIRIAAGLPMEFPNREIKPRGWAIECRVNAEDPVTFAPWPGLITEYHPPGGAGVRVDSGVYGGWRVPSAYDSLLAKVITYGRTREEARVRMLRALGETLIGGIRTNIPLHMRILAHDDFRTGKLSTRFLERM; encoded by the coding sequence GTGTTTCGCAAGGTCCTGATCGCCAACCGCGGAGAGATCGCGGTGCGCGTGATCCGCGCTTGCCGCGAGCTGGGCATCGGCACGGTGGCCGTGCACAGCGACGTGGACACCGAGGCCCTGCACACGCGCCTCGCGGACGAAGCCGTGTGCATCGGCCCGGCCGCCGCCAAGCAGAGCTACCTGCACATCCCGGCGCTCATCGCAGCCGCCGAGATCAGCGGCGCCGACGCCATCCACCCGGGCTACGGCTTCCTGTCGGAGAACGCGTCCTTCGCCAGCCTGTGCCGCGACGTGGGCCTCACGTTCATCGGGCCCAGCCCCGAGAACATGGGCCAGTGGGGCGACAAGGTGAGCGCGCGGCGCTTGGCCAAGAGCCTGGGTCTGCCCCTCATGGAGGGCAGCGAGGTCATCCGCGACACCGAAGACGCGGTGGCCAAGGCGCGCGCCGTGGGCTTCCCCGTCATGCTCAAGGCCTCGGGCGGCGGCGGCGGGCGCGGCATGAAGATCATCCGTAGCGCGGCCGAGATGGAGGCCTCGTTCCAGCAGGCGCAGCAGGAGGCCATCGCCGGCTTCCAGAACGGTGACCTCTACGTCGAGCGCTACGTCGAAGAGCCGCGCCACATCGAGTTCCAGGTCATCGCCGACGGCAAGGGCGACGTGCGCGTGCTGGGCGAGCGCGAGTGCTCCATCCAGCGTCGCCACCAGAAGCTGCTGGAAGAGGCCCCCAGCGTGGCCGTGTCCGACGAGCTGCGCCGCGACATGGCGGCCACCATCCGTCGCGCGCTGGCGGACAGCAACTACGTCTCTGCGGGCACGCTCGAGTTCCTCATGACCGAGAACGGCGAGCTGGCGTTCATGGAGATGAACACCCGCATCCAGGTGGAGCACCCCGTCACCGAGCTGGTCACCGGCGTGGACCTCATCGCCGAGCAGATCCGCATCGCGGCCGGGCTCCCCATGGAGTTCCCCAACCGCGAGATCAAGCCGCGTGGGTGGGCCATCGAGTGCCGCGTGAACGCGGAGGATCCCGTCACGTTCGCGCCTTGGCCCGGACTCATCACGGAGTACCACCCGCCCGGTGGCGCAGGCGTGCGCGTGGACAGCGGCGTCTATGGCGGCTGGCGGGTGCCGAGCGCCTACGACTCGCTGCTGGCCAAGGTCATCACCTACGGACGCACGCGGGAAGAGGCGCGGGTGCGCATGCTGCGCGCGCTGGGCGAGACGCTCATCGGGGGCATCCGCACCAACATCCCGCTGCACATGCGCATCCTCGCGCACGACGACTTCCGCACCGGCAAGCTGTCCACGCGCTTCCTCGAGCGCATGTAG
- a CDS encoding tetratricopeptide repeat protein translates to MDDDPRDVRTLLKIGDLYTKTGARDRAVESYGRVATQYANQGFFLKAVAVYKQILKLDPSSIDSQLKLASMYEQLDLVSDALTTYEQVAAHYARAGDLNQAIATLGRMAELDPENIPVRIKYAEALSKVERTEEAAKEFEAGANLLREQGRMDDYLKVAERLLFHRPDVAVSREVAEMYLERNDAKRALSKLQVCFQANPKDVATLELLARAFHVLGQHAKTISVYREIARVYQDGKRPAERERVLRKILELDPNDDEAKTALGQKPPQARDASSLFEVPPGTIMAPPSSGGAPSTETRLPKRTIVQEPEAPADSLSFDDDAPEMEFLDDDIDDVEDDAEILIEPDSEEESEPAIFLDDDNTPPPSHVPEEPAQVVPAPQPEAVYAEQPFDADEPVEGYAGFVDPAVWPEVERLMSEVESFLRFGLLDKAQAQLEHIVNLAPDYMLARQMLSDVYQQNGMLDDSIQQLLDMALICSQIRPDLSVMYLDAVLDLDPINIDARIMLGRVSVPAATPEVAQLAHDAPLEPHPEERISVSSEQALDPLPPAAAPDSDDNDDAGVLFMDEPDSAPHIQVSEAAPVPAPESVRTRPSVPPPERVAAPERVASVPPLSVPSVVPDMGLSEYPDALTIAPPAAAVSARFESEIPDAPTVQRDVTPEALVATAADPELDELLAPAPAEPEELFAEEAAEAPAALAPEPEPLQEEAEEEEVPEEVAEGLEEAEFFVAQGLYDDALASLEDLREEYPDSAALAKRIAEIRAASEGPAEDLADESFALAEKLAEELEEEPPAAAGSDILDVEQVFAQFKKGVEEQVDEADSDTHFDLGIAYKEMGLLDDAISEFQVAMRNPVRECSCNTMVGLCRMEQGRTQDAINSFRAGLHSENKNEREELALYFELANAYELLGDSNEALYFFEKVRKRDAVFRGVSQRIRKVQAAMAAASEPDASDEDELDAAFDDLLSDD, encoded by the coding sequence GTGGACGACGATCCGCGGGACGTGCGGACGCTGCTCAAGATCGGTGACCTCTACACGAAGACGGGCGCACGCGACCGCGCGGTGGAGTCGTACGGCCGCGTCGCCACGCAGTACGCGAACCAGGGCTTCTTCCTGAAGGCCGTCGCGGTCTACAAGCAGATCCTGAAGCTGGACCCCTCCAGCATCGACTCCCAGCTGAAGCTCGCGAGCATGTACGAGCAGCTCGACCTGGTGAGCGACGCGCTCACCACGTACGAGCAAGTGGCCGCACACTATGCGCGCGCCGGAGACCTGAACCAGGCCATCGCGACGCTGGGCCGCATGGCGGAGCTCGACCCCGAGAACATCCCCGTCCGCATCAAGTACGCCGAGGCGCTCAGCAAGGTGGAGCGCACGGAAGAGGCTGCGAAGGAGTTCGAGGCCGGCGCCAATCTGCTTCGTGAGCAGGGGCGCATGGACGACTACCTCAAGGTCGCCGAGCGCCTGCTGTTTCACCGGCCCGACGTCGCGGTCTCGCGCGAGGTCGCCGAGATGTACCTCGAGCGCAACGACGCGAAGCGCGCGCTCAGCAAGCTGCAGGTCTGCTTCCAGGCCAACCCGAAGGACGTGGCCACGCTCGAGCTGCTTGCGCGTGCGTTCCACGTGCTGGGGCAGCACGCGAAGACCATCAGCGTCTACCGCGAGATCGCGCGCGTCTATCAAGACGGCAAGCGCCCCGCCGAGCGCGAGCGCGTGCTGCGCAAGATCCTGGAGCTGGACCCGAACGACGACGAGGCCAAGACGGCGCTCGGGCAGAAGCCACCGCAGGCACGCGACGCCTCCTCGCTGTTCGAAGTGCCCCCCGGAACCATCATGGCGCCGCCGAGCTCGGGTGGCGCGCCCAGCACCGAGACGCGCCTGCCCAAGCGCACCATCGTGCAAGAGCCCGAGGCGCCGGCCGACAGCCTGTCGTTCGACGATGACGCTCCCGAAATGGAGTTCCTCGACGACGACATCGATGACGTCGAGGACGACGCCGAGATCCTGATCGAGCCCGACTCCGAAGAAGAGTCCGAGCCCGCCATCTTCCTGGACGACGACAACACCCCCCCGCCCAGCCACGTCCCCGAAGAGCCCGCGCAGGTCGTGCCGGCGCCCCAGCCGGAGGCGGTGTACGCCGAGCAGCCTTTCGATGCCGACGAGCCCGTGGAGGGCTACGCGGGCTTCGTGGACCCGGCCGTGTGGCCCGAAGTCGAGCGCCTGATGTCGGAGGTGGAGTCGTTCTTGCGTTTCGGGCTGCTGGACAAGGCCCAGGCGCAGCTCGAGCACATCGTCAATCTGGCCCCTGACTACATGCTCGCGCGGCAGATGCTCAGTGACGTCTACCAGCAGAACGGCATGCTGGACGACTCGATCCAGCAGCTGCTCGACATGGCGCTGATCTGCAGCCAGATTCGGCCGGACCTGTCGGTCATGTACCTGGACGCGGTGCTCGACCTCGACCCGATCAACATCGATGCACGCATCATGCTGGGCCGCGTGAGCGTCCCCGCAGCCACCCCCGAAGTGGCACAACTGGCGCACGACGCGCCGCTCGAGCCGCACCCGGAGGAGCGCATCTCGGTGTCCAGCGAGCAGGCGCTGGACCCCCTGCCCCCAGCGGCCGCCCCCGACAGCGACGACAACGACGACGCCGGCGTGCTGTTCATGGACGAGCCGGACTCGGCACCGCACATCCAGGTGTCCGAGGCCGCACCCGTCCCCGCGCCCGAGTCCGTGCGCACGCGTCCCTCCGTGCCGCCCCCCGAGCGCGTGGCCGCCCCCGAACGCGTGGCCTCGGTGCCGCCGCTCAGCGTGCCCAGCGTGGTGCCCGACATGGGCCTGAGCGAGTACCCCGACGCGCTCACCATCGCCCCGCCCGCAGCGGCCGTCAGCGCCAGGTTCGAGTCCGAGATTCCGGACGCGCCCACCGTGCAGCGCGACGTCACGCCCGAGGCGCTGGTGGCCACCGCGGCGGACCCCGAGCTGGACGAGCTGCTCGCCCCTGCACCGGCAGAGCCTGAGGAGCTCTTCGCGGAAGAGGCAGCCGAAGCCCCTGCGGCGCTGGCTCCGGAGCCCGAGCCTCTGCAAGAGGAAGCGGAGGAAGAAGAAGTACCCGAAGAGGTCGCGGAGGGCCTCGAGGAGGCCGAATTCTTCGTGGCCCAGGGCCTGTACGACGACGCGCTCGCGAGCCTCGAAGATCTGCGCGAGGAGTACCCCGACTCGGCCGCGCTCGCGAAGCGCATCGCCGAGATCCGCGCGGCGTCGGAGGGCCCCGCCGAGGACCTTGCAGACGAGAGCTTCGCGCTGGCCGAGAAGCTGGCCGAGGAGCTGGAAGAGGAGCCGCCGGCCGCCGCGGGTAGCGACATCCTGGACGTGGAGCAGGTGTTCGCGCAGTTCAAGAAGGGCGTGGAGGAGCAGGTCGACGAAGCCGACAGCGACACGCACTTCGATCTGGGCATCGCCTACAAGGAGATGGGGCTGCTCGACGACGCCATCAGCGAGTTCCAGGTGGCCATGCGCAACCCCGTGCGCGAGTGCTCCTGCAACACCATGGTGGGCCTCTGCCGCATGGAGCAGGGCCGCACGCAGGACGCCATCAACTCCTTCCGTGCCGGGCTGCACTCCGAGAACAAGAACGAGCGCGAGGAGCTGGCGCTGTACTTCGAGCTGGCCAACGCGTACGAGCTCCTCGGCGACAGCAATGAAGCGCTCTACTTCTTCGAGAAGGTGCGCAAGCGCGACGCCGTGTTCCGCGGCGTGTCCCAGCGCATCCGCAAGGTGCAGGCCGCCATGGCCGCTGCTTCGGAGCCGGACGCCTCCGACGAAGACGAGCTGGACGCCGCGTTCGACGACCTGCTCAGCGACGACTGA
- a CDS encoding TetR family transcriptional regulator C-terminal domain-containing protein — protein sequence MGLFAPGDPRLMTRLMHATHQVRLLDWLEDGMRVPPSEVIRRMQRELVCMFCVPEHIAQLLAERQLLDPVVDAG from the coding sequence GTGGGCCTGTTCGCGCCGGGTGACCCGCGCTTGATGACGCGCTTGATGCACGCCACGCATCAGGTCCGGCTGCTGGACTGGCTGGAGGACGGCATGCGCGTCCCGCCCTCGGAGGTCATCCGCCGCATGCAGCGCGAGCTCGTCTGCATGTTCTGCGTTCCGGAGCACATCGCGCAGCTGCTCGCGGAGCGTCAGCTGCTCGACCCTGTCGTGGACGCGGGCTGA
- a CDS encoding helix-turn-helix transcriptional regulator: MATDRGRLSLAPASTKARMRQARQELSRGVILDAAERVFAERGFGAAKMHDVAALAKVSTSTVYELFEGKEALYEAVHTRHGAELLAGGLEPTHVAPGFVGPPARGRGRLRGLPDGSPRLPAHPQSRQRVGRGVVARESGPGGHVAARRRARHARLREGHRGGPVRAG, translated from the coding sequence GTGGCCACCGACCGCGGTCGGCTGAGTCTGGCCCCCGCGTCCACCAAGGCGCGGATGCGCCAGGCGCGCCAAGAGCTCTCCCGCGGCGTCATCCTCGATGCGGCCGAGAGGGTGTTCGCGGAGCGCGGGTTCGGCGCCGCCAAGATGCATGACGTGGCGGCCCTCGCCAAGGTCTCGACCAGCACCGTGTACGAGCTGTTCGAGGGCAAGGAAGCGCTCTACGAGGCGGTGCACACGCGACATGGTGCCGAGCTCCTCGCAGGTGGTCTCGAACCCACCCACGTCGCGCCCGGGTTTGTTGGACCGCCTGCTCGGGGGCGTGGCCGCCTACGCGGGCTACCTGATGGATCACCCCGACTACCTGCGCATCCTCAGTCACGTCAACGTGTGGGCCGAGGAGTCGTTGCTCGCGAGTCAGGGCCAGGTGGACACGTCGCGGCGCGGCGCCGCGCTCGTCACGCGAGGCTTCGAGAAGGGCATCGCGGTGGGCCTGTTCGCGCCGGGTGA
- a CDS encoding permease yields MSTLLGTALGLLGGHGRLAGGLRSFAFVAAITVVFGQLLPEALTEAGLVVMVVFAAGVVLPRLLFRHQHHHGHAHGPGAADCGPSDDDETEADERARTKAGLWLSLVAMMLHEVGDGVAIGTFASGAHAEHLHLEVFFAIAAHTVPVVALLVQAFVPVWGRTVAFFQGLALGLSGVLGVAVAGAVSETAAVTLTPYITAFAAGLLIHVVSHDHSTAGVRTRAARVVDVLAVIAGVALVSQGGHAHGEYSGEMHDEVAMGVSHALLDLSLETAPALLLGLVLAAAVQSLGHRVPLAFLQAGGSLRQALRGALAGAPLPICACGVLPVAHALRSRGAGAAFVVAFLLATPELGVESLLLTGRFLGWEFALLRLLGALLLAITAALVVGRVLAGRDHAPPAPATDFELGAGESRWQRALTQLDELFVHILPYTMVGLLAAAYVEVALDADTLSGLTYGSLDILVVTLVSVPVYVCAASATPLAAVLVAKGLSPGAALVGLLLGPATNLATLGFMRASFGMRATVGATIAAVAVTWVLAFGVNASALLPSVGLDGGEEHAHGVLSYGALGLLLVWALRSVYLHGVDALFEGLRLNQGGSGHRDGDHGHAAHGHAHGDHGHGAHGHGHGGHDHGGHGH; encoded by the coding sequence TTGTCCACCTTGCTCGGCACCGCCCTGGGTCTCCTGGGCGGTCATGGTCGCCTAGCGGGAGGGCTGCGCAGCTTCGCGTTCGTCGCGGCGATCACCGTGGTGTTCGGCCAGTTGCTGCCCGAGGCCCTCACCGAAGCGGGGCTCGTGGTGATGGTGGTGTTCGCGGCGGGTGTCGTTCTGCCCCGCCTGCTGTTCCGGCACCAGCACCACCATGGCCACGCTCATGGACCTGGGGCTGCCGATTGCGGCCCGAGCGACGACGACGAGACGGAGGCGGACGAGCGCGCACGCACGAAAGCGGGCCTCTGGCTGAGCTTGGTGGCCATGATGCTGCACGAGGTCGGTGACGGTGTGGCGATCGGCACCTTCGCGAGCGGCGCGCACGCGGAGCACCTGCACCTCGAGGTGTTCTTCGCCATCGCGGCGCACACCGTCCCGGTGGTGGCGCTGCTGGTGCAAGCCTTCGTGCCGGTGTGGGGCCGCACGGTGGCGTTCTTCCAAGGTCTCGCGCTGGGCCTCTCGGGCGTGCTGGGCGTGGCGGTGGCCGGGGCCGTGAGCGAGACGGCTGCTGTCACGCTGACCCCTTACATCACCGCGTTCGCGGCGGGGCTCTTGATCCACGTGGTCTCGCACGACCACAGCACCGCAGGCGTGCGCACGCGCGCCGCGCGGGTGGTGGACGTGCTGGCCGTGATCGCCGGCGTGGCGCTGGTGTCGCAAGGCGGCCACGCGCACGGCGAGTACAGCGGAGAGATGCACGACGAGGTGGCCATGGGCGTGAGCCACGCGCTGCTGGACTTGAGCCTCGAGACCGCGCCCGCGCTGTTGCTGGGCCTGGTGCTGGCCGCCGCGGTGCAGTCGCTGGGCCACCGCGTCCCGCTCGCGTTCTTGCAGGCTGGTGGCTCGCTCCGCCAAGCGCTGCGCGGGGCTCTGGCGGGTGCCCCGCTGCCCATCTGCGCGTGCGGTGTCCTGCCGGTGGCGCACGCCCTGCGCAGCCGCGGCGCGGGAGCTGCCTTCGTAGTGGCCTTCCTGCTGGCCACGCCGGAGCTCGGCGTGGAGAGCCTGCTGCTGACCGGCCGCTTCCTGGGCTGGGAGTTCGCCCTGCTCCGGCTGCTGGGGGCGCTGCTGTTGGCCATCACGGCCGCGCTGGTGGTGGGGCGCGTGCTGGCCGGCCGCGATCACGCGCCGCCGGCCCCTGCCACGGACTTCGAGCTGGGTGCCGGCGAGTCCCGCTGGCAGCGCGCGCTCACACAGCTCGACGAGCTGTTCGTACACATCCTGCCCTACACCATGGTGGGCCTGCTGGCCGCGGCCTACGTCGAGGTGGCGCTCGATGCGGACACGCTGAGCGGCCTCACCTATGGCTCGCTCGACATCCTGGTGGTGACGCTGGTTTCCGTACCGGTCTACGTGTGCGCCGCCAGCGCAACGCCCCTCGCGGCGGTGCTGGTGGCCAAGGGACTCTCACCCGGCGCGGCGCTGGTGGGATTGCTGCTGGGACCGGCGACCAACCTCGCCACCCTCGGCTTCATGCGCGCGAGCTTCGGCATGCGCGCCACCGTGGGCGCCACCATCGCGGCGGTGGCCGTGACGTGGGTCCTGGCGTTCGGCGTCAACGCCAGCGCCCTGCTCCCCTCGGTGGGGCTCGACGGCGGCGAGGAGCACGCGCATGGAGTGCTCTCGTATGGCGCCTTGGGGCTGCTCCTCGTGTGGGCGCTGCGCAGCGTCTATCTGCACGGCGTGGACGCGCTCTTCGAGGGGCTACGCCTGAACCAGGGCGGGTCCGGCCACCGGGACGGCGACCACGGTCACGCTGCTCACGGACATGCGCACGGCGACCACGGTCACGGTGCGCACGGTCACGGGCATGGTGGACACGACCACGGAGGTCACGGCCACTGA
- a CDS encoding cation-translocating P-type ATPase, giving the protein MSALVEAIDCVTLPGEPCEEGAAPGHTWMHHLFERVRPTSVLPGRVRFRLDFPGDEILEDCLRRQLSPLDGLSLQSYSPRTRTALVTFDVSKHDVVAVAAAVLRGVGEFARLHGYCDLAHHHHEPASRKTRQAQAKGGHAAGAHGHEHDHEHDHGHGHGHGHGHEHEHDHEDSCTDEGGDCAAGHDHSALATESGVRREIWNLAVSGGLLVYMLRKRLRSGVMTGGNPLGDLAALATIAFGYPIFRDGAKTLGPGKKATDDTLISIAVIASLLMRESITGLSVVVLIRLGRLLEAMTIRRSRAAIKELMDFTPSEAWRVTEGQGALRVAVSDVRRGDKLRVMDAERVPLDGLIREGQGLVREAVITGESTPVEKRVGDHVYAGSVLVRGDLVIEVTNESDATVIAQMVDAIENVREHKADVERVGQRFASKLIPVSIGISALTFLVTRDWRRSVTMLVIACPCAAGLATPTAVAAAIGSAARRGILVKGGLHLETAAGVDTLIFDKTGTLTEGNPRVTSLELTPAGEQLGRAEVLRLVGSAEQHTTHPLGQALVTLARDAGAVLEPVESVQTIEGQGLLARFSNSELRVGNARLMAAAGISLTGFDGLDSGQRSEAFFARGDTLLGRALIEDAVRHDARAVLDALRARGHRVILASGDRAPVVTAVAAALGFAPEDVLAEQLPQDKFNLVDTLRAAGHRVAMVGDGVNDAQALAHADLSIAMGSGRCDLAIETADVTLARDELGLVIATMNVADKTLRTIYTNLAASIGVNALGIAAGSMGNLTPFAAAIVHNLSTIAVVLNSFRLGHSLNRELASGEGWAPDKG; this is encoded by the coding sequence ATGAGCGCTCTCGTCGAGGCTATCGACTGCGTGACGCTGCCGGGTGAGCCCTGCGAAGAGGGCGCCGCGCCAGGCCACACGTGGATGCACCACCTCTTCGAGCGCGTGCGGCCCACGTCCGTGCTGCCGGGCCGCGTGCGCTTCCGCTTGGACTTCCCGGGGGACGAGATCCTCGAGGACTGCCTGCGGCGCCAGCTGAGCCCGCTCGATGGGCTCTCGCTGCAGAGCTACAGCCCGCGCACGCGCACGGCGCTGGTCACGTTCGACGTGAGCAAGCACGACGTGGTGGCGGTCGCCGCGGCGGTGCTGCGGGGCGTGGGCGAGTTCGCGCGCCTGCACGGCTACTGCGACCTGGCGCATCACCACCACGAGCCTGCGTCGCGCAAGACCCGGCAGGCCCAGGCCAAGGGCGGGCACGCCGCGGGCGCTCATGGGCACGAGCACGACCACGAGCACGACCACGGTCACGGTCACGGTCACGGTCACGGTCACGAACACGAACACGACCACGAGGACTCGTGCACCGACGAGGGCGGCGACTGCGCGGCGGGCCACGATCACTCCGCGCTGGCCACGGAGTCCGGGGTGCGGCGCGAGATCTGGAACCTCGCCGTCAGCGGCGGCCTGCTCGTCTACATGCTGCGGAAGCGGCTGCGGTCGGGGGTCATGACGGGCGGCAACCCCCTCGGCGACCTGGCCGCGCTCGCCACCATCGCCTTCGGCTATCCCATCTTCCGTGATGGCGCCAAGACCCTGGGCCCCGGCAAGAAGGCCACCGACGACACGCTCATCTCCATCGCCGTCATCGCCAGCCTCCTGATGCGCGAGAGCATCACCGGGCTCAGCGTGGTGGTGCTCATCCGGCTCGGTCGTCTGCTGGAGGCCATGACCATCCGGCGCTCCCGCGCGGCCATCAAAGAGCTCATGGACTTCACGCCGTCGGAGGCGTGGCGCGTGACCGAGGGGCAAGGTGCCCTGCGCGTGGCCGTCAGCGACGTGCGTCGTGGTGACAAGCTACGGGTCATGGACGCTGAGCGCGTCCCGCTCGATGGCCTCATCCGCGAGGGCCAGGGTCTGGTGCGCGAGGCCGTGATCACGGGCGAGTCCACGCCAGTGGAGAAGCGCGTGGGCGACCACGTCTACGCTGGCTCCGTGCTGGTGCGCGGCGACCTGGTCATCGAGGTCACCAACGAGTCGGACGCCACCGTCATCGCCCAGATGGTGGACGCCATCGAGAACGTGCGCGAACACAAGGCCGACGTGGAGCGCGTGGGCCAGCGTTTCGCTTCCAAGCTGATTCCCGTATCCATCGGCATCTCCGCCCTCACGTTCCTCGTGACGCGGGACTGGCGCCGCAGCGTGACCATGCTGGTCATCGCGTGCCCCTGTGCTGCCGGCCTGGCTACCCCCACGGCGGTGGCCGCGGCCATCGGGAGCGCCGCGCGGCGCGGCATCTTGGTCAAGGGTGGCCTGCACCTCGAGACGGCCGCCGGCGTGGACACGCTCATCTTCGACAAGACGGGCACGCTCACCGAGGGCAACCCGCGCGTCACCTCGCTCGAGCTCACGCCCGCGGGCGAGCAGCTGGGGCGCGCCGAGGTGCTGCGCCTCGTCGGCTCGGCCGAACAACACACCACGCACCCGCTCGGGCAGGCGCTCGTGACGCTCGCGCGTGACGCTGGTGCCGTGCTCGAACCCGTCGAGAGCGTCCAGACCATCGAGGGGCAGGGGCTGCTCGCGCGGTTCTCGAACAGCGAACTGCGCGTGGGCAACGCACGCCTGATGGCCGCCGCGGGTATTTCACTCACGGGCTTCGACGGGCTCGACTCCGGACAGCGCTCGGAGGCCTTCTTCGCCCGCGGAGACACCCTGCTCGGGCGCGCGCTGATCGAGGACGCCGTGCGGCACGACGCGCGAGCGGTGCTCGATGCCCTGCGCGCGCGAGGCCACCGGGTGATCCTCGCGAGCGGCGACCGCGCCCCGGTCGTCACGGCCGTTGCGGCCGCGCTCGGCTTCGCTCCCGAGGACGTGCTCGCCGAGCAGCTCCCGCAGGACAAGTTCAACCTGGTGGACACGCTGCGCGCCGCCGGCCACCGCGTGGCCATGGTGGGTGACGGCGTGAACGACGCCCAGGCGCTCGCCCACGCAGACCTCAGCATCGCCATGGGCAGCGGGCGCTGCGACCTGGCCATCGAGACCGCCGACGTGACGTTGGCGCGTGACGAGCTGGGCCTCGTCATCGCCACCATGAACGTGGCCGACAAGACCCTGCGCACCATCTACACCAACCTGGCGGCGTCCATCGGCGTGAACGCGCTCGGCATCGCGGCCGGCTCCATGGGCAACCTCACGCCCTTCGCAGCGGCCATCGTGCACAACCTCAGCACCATCGCGGTGGTGCTCAACTCGTTCCGACTGGGACACTCCCTCAACCGCGAGCTCGCATCCGGCGAAGGCTGGGCACCCGACAAAGGCTGA